The genomic region TGACGCTTCCCACGCCAGCAGCGGAGGATCCGGAGCTCGCCTCGCCTGTCGCCTCATTTAATCCGCACGCCCGCGCCCACCGCCCGCCCCCCTCCAGTCCCCCCACTGTGTCCGCGCCGCCTCATTAATTAACCTCGCTACCGCGCGCGGCGGCATCCACCTCCCTCCCTCCGCTGCGGCCAGCCAGCCATGAAGCCGCCGGCGGCGAGCCCGGGCCGCGCGGAGAAGCCGCAGCTGGCGGCGCCGGGCCTGGCGCGCCTGCTGCTCAGCAAGAGCCGCCGGGGCGCGCGGTCGCGCCGGGCGCCGCCGGCCACGTCGCCCATGTTCGTGTCGCGCGGCGCGCGCACCCGCGCCGCCAACGACGGGGAGCCCTCGTCGCCCAAGGTCACCTGCATTGGCCAGGTGCGGATGCGCAAGGGGAAGAAGCCTGCGACTGCGACGGCGCCGGCGGTGGGGAAGGCGGCCGCGCGGGACAAGGGCGCCGCCAGGGgcggctactactactactgccgcTGCCTCAAGAGGGCGTTCCTGTGCGGCGGGCTGTTCGCGTCCGACGCGCGGAAGCGGAGGCACGAGCCGCCGGCGGAGCGCGGGCGCCGCTCGCCCTGGGTGTTCAGCAGCCGGGACGTCGCTGTTGCTGCCGCGCCCAAGCCGCCCGCGGACCCGAGCAGCGGGCGCCGGGCCGAGGACGAGGTGCAGCTCGGCGTCGGGGACGTCGACTTGGGGTCGACCGGCCGGGACGGAGAACAGGAGGTGGGgatcggcgacggcgacggcgaccggGACGCGCCGCTGGCCGTGTCGTCCGCCACCACTACGCCGCCCAAGAACGCGCTCCTGCTGATGCGCTGCCGGTCCGCGCCGCAGAACCGCACGTCGCCACTCACCTCCCGGTTCCCCTCCACCGCCACGGCGCCAACGCCGGCGCCGGCCAGGGACGCCCTCGCCGCCGCGGCGTCCCCGTTAGCATCCCCATCCCCTTCGCCTTCTCCTTCTCCCCGGAAGGCGCCAGCTTCGGCGAACGAGGACGGCGTGGCAACGCAACAAACAGGAGCGGTGGCAGCGCCAGCGCGTGAGCCGCAGCTGGTATTGAgcggagaaggagaagaggaggaggaggaggaagtaGAAGTAGAAGACGACGACGAGTTCGATGAGTACGAcgaggaagaggaagaggaggaCGAGACGGTGCGGTGCTCATCGGCGCGGCCGCTGGTGCTGCAGCGGTGCAAGTCGGAGCCGGCGACGACCGCGGCCGCGAAGATGGCGGCGGGACCCGCGACGAGCGCCGGGTGCTTCTGGGCCCACGGAGGGAGCGGCGGCCGGAGGAGGCACGCTCCGCCGCCGCCCGGCGCGGCGCCGGCGGCGGTGGCTTTGACCGGCCACTGAGACGCAGAGGCGATGGGGGACTGTGGGTGGTGGTGGACTTGTGATGGTGGCGGGCCCCGTTCTTTTGTTTTCTTATGCTGTTGAATCTGGATTCCTTGGTAAGTTGTGTAGTAGTAAATATGTGCGCTCACTTAAAAAAATCCTGTAAATTTCTTCACTCTGGTTTATTTTGTAGTAGTGCACTAGTACTCCTGTCTCCTACTATCTGTTAGCAGTTCATTAGTAACAAAAATGTGTTAATCTATACACATACACATATAAGGCGACTGCTCAATCGCTTTCACGAAAGCTACGGCTCCAGTCTCAGCTCAGCTCGCTTTCATGACAGTTACATGTGGTCCGGCGATCAAATATGGGAAATGATGCCTTGTTCTTGGAAGCAAACACCATCAATGAAACATGGGATGCCTGCCGCTATGCATTTGCGAGATGTGATCTGCCTGCTGGTCTCGTCCCATTTCAAACCTAGCAGCAGTACtcgtaataataataaaaaaataaaaatgtgagCACCGTGCCATCTCGAGATCTGCTTTTCTATTTCCTTCCTCTGGCGCAAACCGTGCATGGGGGACAGGACAGACAGCAAGAGAGACGAGCGACGCTACGTGCGGCCGTACACCTCACATCCACGCTACAGTGCTTCGGTAGCTCTTGTGCTACTGCTTCAGGCCCAGGCGCACAGCTAGGCAGCTTGCATTTGCTCTCGCTCAATGACTCCTCCGTGCAATGCCTCCGATCAATGAAATGACTTGCACTGCAGGCCTCAGTAGTCACGACAGCTTGAAGGACTAATAACGATGCAAAGGTATGATATTCTCATGATGTCTTATAGCTAAGGACTAGTCTGAAAACTTAAATCCTCTCCAGGGAAATAAGCTAACTTTCTACTCAATTCTCATAAATCTAAAAGTGAAttttaagtttccaaactagccctaaaagttACATTCCTACAATTACTTTAACAACCTGTCTTCTACCGATCAAGCTGGCATCAGAGGATGGTCAGCCGAGCAACAGATATATTATTTGCGCCCAGAGCATGATTTCACCATCTGTGCACCGACGATGTGCTTTCATGTTCTGAAAGAAACGACGTTCTTCGTACCCAGTACTCAATCCCAGCGCCTTTCAATCGCCAGGGTTCATAAAGCTGGTACAATCCACCACCACCTGCAAGTTTACATGTGCGATAGGCGGCAGATGCTCTGCTCCAGGCAGATCACAGCAAAGTCCGGAGACTGCCGGTATGTCCTATGCACCTGCACTGAACCCACATAGTAAAGAGTATCGAACCAATAATACAGCATGTTGCACAAAGAAACTTGTCATCCTGTAGGGCAAAATACAGATCACTTGTATCGCATGACATCATGGAGATTGCCCTCTGCTACACAAGACTTTGGCATGGTCAGTCCCGCCATGAAAGCTGCAGCTGAACCAAAGCGGGAGCGACCACTTCGCAACAAGAACAGATGAACGGTCAGCAGCTCCGACTCAAAACCGAAGGGCTCTCTGTTTATTGACCACCACTTCAAGGAATAATTTATTCTCCATCAAACGTCAGGGTAATAAACATCTAAATTAGCACCCAAACCCTAAATACAATGATGGTACACACAacacatgtatttgtcttgtgccAAGTGATGGCCCCCTATTCCTTTATAcccagtaaatgtcagggacaatgTACAGCCTGCTCCACTAGCCACATTAAACCACTCCCAGTTAGAAAATATCCTGTACCAACCTGAAATACAAAAAGACACATCAGTTACCAAATGGTTTCGTCAGTTGGACGACAAAGAAACTACAGGCAATCACATTGATTCAACTCATGCTAAACAATCAAGCAGACATTTTGAATCGACTAATCTTCACAAAGGCAGTGATCTTAAAGCATCGCTTAGGCAGATAACGCACTCGAGGAGAGAAAGGGCCCCCTGATGCCTAGCCAAAAGCAGTGAAAGCCAAGGTGATTGGAGAGCAGAACAAAAAATATCAATAGGGAACCAACCAGAAAGGGCATGAAGCTGCCTCCTCTCTCAACCCCACCAAATCTAGCACCGCCGCCCACCGCATACCCCCACCTGGGTCATCTGCGGCGGCGCGGCAGCGGCAGCGAGATCCAGAAGGGATGCATGATAGAGATCGGTCTGTCAGAGAAGAATAGCGAGGGGCAGCAGTGAGAGGCAGGAGAGTGGAGGCCAGGCTGCATGCGCGAGCAAGAGCAATGTGCACGACGTGAGTGGCAAGCAAGTTGTATAGAGATGAAACCCTACACGATGTAACCAAGGATACAAATAGTATTAACAGAAGTGTAGGCTATGATCATTCAGTGGATTGCTGATTAGATCCTAACAGTTTTTGTTTGCTTCTTTTTACCCTAGTCAACTTCATTTTTGGTTCATGGGGGCAATGGATATCATCTCCAATGCCGTGTTCAACATGTTTAATTACCAGCCAGCTACTTGAATCACAAACTTCAatgtagttcatcaaacatagcaACAGATCCAACACATACAGAGGTTTATCGTCTATCCTTACCATTAGATGAACTCTATGCAGATCCCACTTGGATCATATAGAACACTTGAATCTTACCAGGTTAATGCAACAAAGCATCCACACTGGTGTATCTCTTTGTATCAACCAGAATAACCAGATAGCCCTCCACAGTAACGATCAAGATTCTGGAAGCCAACTTTACCAGATTAATAGCAAATTCAGCTATCCCAGTGTGATGTCCAAACTACTCTGAATCAGTATCTAATGACAAACACAGACGAGGCCTAACAGACCGCGGTTGGCGAGgatgagaaaatatattttcaatCCTTTTAGGATTTAGATTAGATCCAGTGCA from Zea mays cultivar B73 chromosome 6, Zm-B73-REFERENCE-NAM-5.0, whole genome shotgun sequence harbors:
- the LOC100275842 gene encoding uncharacterized protein LOC100275842 → MKPPAASPGRAEKPQLAAPGLARLLLSKSRRGARSRRAPPATSPMFVSRGARTRAANDGEPSSPKVTCIGQVRMRKGKKPATATAPAVGKAAARDKGAARGGYYYYCRCLKRAFLCGGLFASDARKRRHEPPAERGRRSPWVFSSRDVAVAAAPKPPADPSSGRRAEDEVQLGVGDVDLGSTGRDGEQEVGIGDGDGDRDAPLAVSSATTTPPKNALLLMRCRSAPQNRTSPLTSRFPSTATAPTPAPARDALAAAASPLASPSPSPSPSPRKAPASANEDGVATQQTGAVAAPAREPQLVLSGEGEEEEEEEVEVEDDDEFDEYDEEEEEEDETVRCSSARPLVLQRCKSEPATTAAAKMAAGPATSAGCFWAHGGSGGRRRHAPPPPGAAPAAVALTGH